Proteins encoded in a region of the Pseudomonas viciae genome:
- a CDS encoding flavin monoamine oxidase family protein, whose protein sequence is MSDKTKTNEGFSRRSFIGSAAVVTAGVAGLGAIDAASATQKTNRASTVKGGFDYDVVVVGGGFAGATAARECGLQGYRTLLLEARSRLGGRTFTSRFAGQEIEFGGAWVHWLQPHVWAEMQRYGLGVVEDPLTNLDKTLIMYNDGSVESISPDEFGKNIRIAFEKLCHDAWEVFPRPHEPMFTERARELDKSSVLDRIKTLGLSRLQQAQINSYMALYAGETTDKFGLPGVLKLFACGGWNYDAFMDTETHYRIQGGTIGLINAMLADSGAEVRMSVPVTAVEQVNGGVKIKTDDGEIITAGVVVMTVPLNTYKHIGFTPALSKGKQRFIKEGQLSKGAKLYVHVKQNLGRVFAFADEQQPLNWVQTHDYSDELGTILSITIARKETIDVNDRDAVTREVQKMFPGVEVLGTAAYDWTADPFSLGAWAAYGVGQLSRLKDLQAAEGRILFAGAETSNGWHANIDGAVESGLRAGREVKQLLS, encoded by the coding sequence ATGAGTGATAAAACAAAAACAAATGAAGGCTTTAGCCGCAGGTCTTTTATCGGAAGCGCGGCAGTCGTAACAGCAGGTGTTGCGGGATTGGGAGCTATTGATGCGGCTTCGGCTACGCAAAAAACGAACCGAGCAAGCACCGTCAAAGGTGGCTTCGATTACGATGTGGTAGTAGTTGGTGGAGGGTTTGCTGGCGCGACAGCCGCCCGTGAATGTGGTTTGCAGGGTTATCGAACGCTTTTATTGGAAGCGAGGTCCCGCCTAGGTGGTCGTACGTTTACCTCGCGCTTTGCAGGTCAAGAAATTGAATTTGGCGGGGCATGGGTGCACTGGCTGCAGCCGCATGTTTGGGCAGAAATGCAGCGTTATGGTCTGGGTGTAGTGGAAGATCCACTTACTAATTTAGATAAAACCTTGATCATGTATAACGACGGAAGCGTCGAGAGTATTTCGCCCGATGAATTTGGCAAAAACATTCGAATAGCTTTTGAAAAGCTTTGTCACGATGCCTGGGAAGTATTTCCTCGTCCGCATGAGCCGATGTTTACTGAGCGCGCTCGGGAATTGGATAAATCTTCTGTTCTTGATCGCATCAAAACTTTGGGCTTAAGTCGGCTGCAACAGGCTCAAATCAATAGTTACATGGCCTTGTATGCAGGTGAAACAACTGACAAATTTGGCCTGCCTGGTGTACTTAAGTTGTTTGCATGCGGCGGTTGGAACTATGACGCCTTCATGGACACTGAAACTCATTATAGAATTCAAGGGGGCACGATAGGCCTCATTAATGCAATGTTGGCCGATAGCGGTGCCGAGGTCCGCATGTCTGTGCCCGTCACTGCTGTTGAGCAAGTCAATGGTGGCGTCAAAATCAAGACCGACGACGGCGAAATTATTACCGCCGGAGTGGTCGTAATGACAGTTCCACTCAATACGTATAAACATATCGGTTTTACGCCTGCCCTTTCTAAAGGTAAACAACGATTCATCAAAGAGGGGCAGCTTAGCAAAGGTGCTAAGCTTTATGTTCATGTTAAGCAGAATCTCGGACGGGTTTTTGCGTTTGCGGATGAACAGCAACCTTTAAACTGGGTCCAGACGCACGATTACAGCGACGAGTTGGGGACAATACTGTCGATCACCATCGCTCGCAAAGAAACAATTGATGTGAATGACCGAGATGCTGTAACTCGCGAAGTTCAAAAAATGTTTCCGGGTGTTGAGGTTCTTGGTACAGCGGCTTACGACTGGACAGCTGATCCATTTTCCTTGGGGGCATGGGCGGCTTATGGAGTAGGTCAACTAAGTCGTCTCAAAGATCTACAGGCGGCTGAAGGACGTATTTTATTTGCAGGAGCTGAAACCAGTAACGGTTGGCACGCGAATATCGATGGTGCTGTTGAGAGTGGACTACGTGCCGGTAGGGAGGTTAAGCAGCTCTTAAGCTAG
- a CDS encoding aromatic amino acid transport family protein, with product METIGIIIGTNIGAGVLSMAFAARKVGYAPLLVCLAITCLFCIITMLYVAEACLRTCENKQLSGLSRKYLGAFGGWLIFIAVAANSYGALVAYMTGSGNILTDFFSRFGLSRQMGSLLFFIPSALVLYLGLKALGVAEKLISVGMVMIVCLLIGATVVHDDTRFMHLWQSQWQYVVPVFNLAVFVFGAQFLVPELVRGNLDSPKRVPRLIIGGMLLTFVVVAAIPASVIALVGTENLSEVATLSWGRSLGQWAYYVANTFALLAMLTSYWGLGGCLFTNIFDHFRLGDESHRGKRLMVLAVVAIPPFILAYSGISGFVNALYFAGTFGGVLMGIIPILLLNAARKRGDKEPAFKCGWYAHPLMQAGIILVFASSGVYAVLSAIGMLPASW from the coding sequence ATGGAAACCATTGGCATCATCATCGGCACCAACATTGGTGCAGGCGTACTCAGCATGGCCTTCGCTGCGCGCAAAGTCGGCTATGCGCCCCTGCTGGTGTGTCTGGCGATTACGTGCCTGTTCTGCATCATTACCATGCTTTATGTCGCCGAAGCGTGCCTTCGCACCTGTGAGAACAAGCAGCTAAGTGGCCTGTCACGTAAGTATCTCGGAGCTTTCGGCGGCTGGCTGATTTTCATCGCCGTTGCCGCCAATAGCTATGGCGCTCTTGTTGCATACATGACTGGCAGCGGCAACATTCTTACCGACTTCTTCAGTCGGTTCGGTTTGAGCCGGCAAATGGGCAGCTTGCTGTTCTTCATACCTTCGGCGTTGGTGCTGTATCTGGGACTGAAGGCCTTGGGCGTTGCGGAAAAGTTGATCAGCGTCGGTATGGTGATGATTGTCTGCTTGCTGATAGGCGCAACCGTGGTCCATGACGACACTCGTTTCATGCATCTATGGCAAAGCCAGTGGCAATACGTGGTGCCGGTTTTCAACTTAGCTGTATTTGTTTTCGGCGCGCAATTCCTGGTGCCAGAACTAGTGCGCGGTAACCTGGATTCACCCAAGCGTGTCCCACGCCTGATCATCGGCGGTATGCTGCTGACTTTCGTTGTGGTGGCCGCCATTCCTGCTTCAGTGATCGCGCTAGTAGGCACTGAAAACCTCAGTGAAGTGGCTACGCTCAGTTGGGGGCGGTCGCTGGGTCAGTGGGCCTACTATGTTGCCAACACTTTTGCCTTGCTTGCGATGTTGACCTCCTACTGGGGGCTTGGTGGATGCCTGTTCACCAACATTTTCGACCACTTCCGGCTCGGTGACGAAAGCCATCGTGGCAAGCGACTCATGGTATTGGCTGTGGTGGCAATCCCGCCGTTCATCCTGGCATACTCGGGTATCAGCGGCTTTGTCAACGCGCTGTATTTTGCTGGAACCTTCGGCGGCGTACTCATGGGTATTATTCCAATCCTTTTGCTTAATGCCGCACGCAAACGTGGCGATAAGGAACCGGCGTTCAAGTGTGGCTGGTATGCTCATCCACTCATGCAAGCCGGTATTATCCTGGTCTTCGCCTCGAGTGGCGTCTACGCCGTGCTATCAGCCATAGGAATGCTGCCTGCCAGTTGGTAA
- a CDS encoding RidA family protein: MIIPQKPRRHFPKHNKCSLRHSFLLVTFLTLLSPQLFANDAKTAFHLNPDFEKKYNFSIAIKAGSYLYIGGVTAVDKEGREVYAGDASKQMQLIYERMSAILKAHGADFSKVVSETIYYKTDNDTYYKALEARAAAYNGVVAPSASGVRVADFASDSALVEITAVAYLGE; encoded by the coding sequence ATGATTATCCCGCAAAAACCCCGTCGCCATTTTCCTAAGCATAATAAGTGCAGTTTGAGGCACAGTTTTCTGTTGGTGACGTTCCTGACCTTGCTGTCTCCTCAGTTGTTCGCCAATGATGCTAAGACTGCATTTCATCTGAATCCTGATTTCGAAAAAAAATACAACTTTTCGATCGCAATTAAAGCTGGAAGTTATTTATATATCGGTGGTGTTACCGCAGTTGATAAGGAAGGGAGGGAAGTGTACGCCGGTGACGCTAGTAAACAGATGCAGCTAATCTACGAGCGAATGTCAGCCATTTTAAAAGCACATGGCGCTGACTTCAGTAAGGTTGTAAGCGAGACGATTTATTATAAGACTGATAATGATACTTATTATAAGGCTCTCGAAGCGAGGGCCGCTGCATATAATGGAGTAGTAGCGCCCAGCGCGTCGGGCGTAAGGGTAGCAGACTTTGCTAGCGATAGCGCACTAGTTGAAATAACGGCAGTGGCATATTTGGGGGAGTAG
- a CDS encoding PucR family transcriptional regulator, with amino-acid sequence MSHHVRDLIAHTELRSRLLSGAEGLDREVRWAHVCELPDPTEWLGEGDVLMTTGLGIPADPLQQREYVQRLAEAGLAGMMIGEHMQAPANLHALCERAEQMNFPVILTEYGVPFAAVTRAIIDANQKEEYQRRNALVRVYESARLSMSGLSLAGLVLRLEADIHCRLHVLLLETLEPWADDLAPLSESVRLALLGSRRKQVEQQPMLRRLTLADGEALSIELHTEQNCLLVVTGERLPDYSLLHHLTAVLGLEIQRRQAERERRLRLGSELLDDLLQQRLSLDQAIQRLDGQLSGLALERAVITVARGHGLRRKTELLLRILDNSVLARIQGDELILMHADGLQPLLGEKLDINLGSSAPLQTLTRSAEALREALLASAHTHAQRRICRYAELETDTPWLPRTPDEAKRAFHTVLGAIHDYDQAQRTTLLQTLQVFLEENRSWLHAAKRLHVHKQTLVYRVRRIEEISGRSMDSTADVAALWLALQSRWVVSKSPLTC; translated from the coding sequence ATGTCTCATCACGTCCGTGACTTGATTGCCCACACCGAGCTCCGCTCACGCCTCTTGAGCGGTGCTGAAGGCCTTGACCGCGAAGTGCGCTGGGCACATGTCTGCGAATTGCCCGACCCCACCGAATGGCTGGGAGAGGGCGATGTGTTGATGACCACGGGGCTCGGCATTCCTGCTGACCCCCTGCAGCAACGCGAGTACGTGCAACGCCTGGCTGAAGCGGGCTTGGCCGGGATGATGATCGGTGAACATATGCAGGCGCCGGCCAACCTCCATGCCCTCTGCGAGCGGGCCGAGCAGATGAATTTCCCGGTAATCCTCACAGAATATGGCGTGCCTTTCGCTGCGGTGACCCGGGCGATCATCGATGCGAACCAGAAGGAAGAGTACCAACGCCGCAATGCGCTGGTGCGGGTATATGAGAGTGCCCGGCTGAGCATGTCTGGCCTGAGCCTGGCGGGGTTGGTCCTACGCCTTGAGGCTGATATCCACTGTCGTCTTCATGTGCTTTTGCTCGAAACATTAGAACCTTGGGCGGACGACCTTGCCCCGCTATCCGAGTCAGTCCGTTTGGCACTCCTAGGCAGCCGCCGCAAACAGGTAGAGCAGCAGCCCATGCTGCGCCGCCTTACTTTGGCGGATGGCGAAGCGCTTAGTATCGAACTGCATACCGAACAGAACTGCTTGTTGGTGGTGACCGGCGAGCGACTGCCTGACTATAGCCTGCTGCACCATCTCACCGCTGTGCTTGGGTTGGAAATTCAGCGACGTCAGGCCGAGCGTGAACGCCGTTTGCGCCTCGGCTCGGAATTACTGGACGACCTGCTGCAACAACGCTTGAGCCTTGATCAGGCAATCCAGCGCCTGGACGGTCAACTGTCTGGCCTAGCCCTTGAGCGTGCGGTCATCACCGTGGCGCGAGGACATGGACTACGGAGAAAAACGGAACTGCTGCTCAGGATACTGGACAACAGCGTACTGGCGCGCATTCAGGGTGATGAACTCATCCTAATGCACGCCGACGGCCTACAGCCGTTGCTCGGTGAAAAACTTGACATCAACCTAGGCTCAAGCGCGCCATTGCAGACATTGACACGCAGTGCGGAAGCGCTACGCGAAGCACTGTTAGCCAGCGCTCACACCCATGCACAACGGCGCATCTGCCGTTATGCAGAGCTGGAAACCGACACGCCTTGGTTGCCCAGAACACCGGACGAAGCAAAGCGCGCCTTCCACACGGTGCTGGGTGCAATTCATGATTATGACCAAGCCCAACGTACAACCTTGTTGCAGACGTTGCAGGTATTTCTCGAAGAGAACCGCTCGTGGCTGCATGCGGCGAAACGTCTACATGTGCACAAGCAAACTCTGGTTTATCGCGTTCGCCGCATCGAAGAGATCAGTGGACGCTCTATGGACAGCACCGCTGATGTGGCAGCGCTGTGGCTCGCACTCCAAAGTCGCTGGGTAGTGTCCAAATCGCCCCTAACCTGTTAG
- a CDS encoding cupin domain-containing protein yields the protein MSIVRIPASAPLTFGEAITLGSSEQELVAQARIAAHLELPDARGSVGVWECSPGSFRRQVVQAEYSYIVSGAGCFTPDTGESVNFSAGDALYFPANSQGTWVIRQNLRKTYLILE from the coding sequence ATGTCGATTGTTCGTATCCCTGCCAGTGCGCCGCTGACCTTCGGCGAAGCTATTACTCTCGGCAGTTCGGAGCAGGAGCTCGTAGCACAAGCACGCATCGCTGCGCACCTGGAGCTGCCGGACGCCCGTGGTTCTGTTGGTGTCTGGGAATGCAGCCCTGGCAGCTTCCGACGTCAAGTGGTCCAGGCCGAGTACAGCTACATCGTCAGCGGCGCTGGCTGTTTTACGCCAGACACTGGTGAGTCTGTCAATTTCAGCGCAGGTGACGCGCTGTACTTTCCTGCCAACAGCCAAGGCACTTGGGTCATTCGCCAGAACCTTCGCAAGACATACCTGATTCTTGAGTGA